The Sandaracinaceae bacterium DNA segment GAGCGAGCTGACCTGGGCGTGTCAGGGCCCGAACAGCTCCGACTGCGGAGGCGGCCCGGTCGTGGCGGGGGCGGGCGACGGGCCGTGCTCGCTGCGCCAGGGCGGGCTCGGCATGTTCCAGTTCGACGCCGGCACCTTCGACGACACCCTGCGACGCGAGGGCGACCGCGTCCTCTACATCGCGGGCAACGTCGCGGCCGCCGTCGACTTCGTGGTCAACATGGTGATCCGCTCGACCTACGTCTCCGGCGTCGACAACCGCGCGCAGGCGATCGACTGGATCAACGGGGTCCGCATCGGCAACGGGCGCTGGGACCCATGGATCCGCACCGTCACGCACTACTACAACGGCTGCCGCCCGAGCTACTCCTGCTTCCCGTCCCGCTACGCGCACTACCGTGACAACACGACGGGCGTCTACAGTGAGATGGGCGCGGACTTCTGGGACCCGACGCACGACTTCGCGGCGGAGTTCGTGAGCCAGAGCTTCCCCTTCGCCCGCGACCCGTTCGAGCTCTACCCGGGTCAAGAGCAGGCGGGGTACATCGAGCTGCGCAACGTCGGCACCGAGGCCTGGACCCCGGGGGTGACGATGCTCGGCACGACGCAGCCCCGGGACGCCGAGAGCCCCATCGCGGGGAGCGACTGGATCAGCCCGAACCGCGCGGCCACCGTCGACGCGCCGGTCGCGCCCGGTGACGTCGGCCGCTTCGCGTTCTCGGTCCGCGGCCCCGACACGCTCGCTGACTACCCGCAGTACTTCACGCTGGTCCAGGAGGGCGTGGCGTGGTTCAGCGACCAGGGCGGCCCGCCCGACGATCAGCTCCAGGTGCGCGTCACCTCCGTCGCCGCTCCGTCGTGCGCCGACTCGGGGCCCGAGTGGAGCTGCGACGGCCTAGCGCGCGTGCGGTGTCAGTTCGGCGAGACGCTGCGCGAGCCGTGCATGCACGGCTGCCTGCCGATGGGGGGTGGCGCGGTCTGCGCGGGTCCGCCGAGCGACATGGACCTCGACGGGGACGGGGCGCTCGCCGACGTCGACTGTGACGACGAGGACGCGACGGTCTACCCCGGCGCGACGGAGATCTGCGGAGACGGGCGCGACCAGGACTGCGACGGCAACGACGTGCTCTGCGGCGGAGGCGGCGACGGGGGCACGTTCGTGCCCGTGGACGCGGGGCCGGGCGGCGGCGGCCTGACCGGCGGATGCAGCGCCTCGGGCGCGCGCGTCGGCCCGACGTGGCTGGCGCTGCTGGGTCTGCTGGCCCTGGGCGCGACACGTCTCAGGCGTCGTCTGGAGAGCTGATCCGCTACCGCTCGAGCTCCTTGACCCGCAGCCCGAGCTGGTTGAAGCGCAGCCGCACCTTGCGGCCCGCGCCCGGGTCGTCGCCCTCGAGCAGGCGCTCGGCCATGGCCTCGAAGTCCCCGCCGGTCTCCTTGAACAGTCGCACGAAGAGCTGCCGCTCGAGATCGCGCGCCACGTCGCGGAGCTGCGCGCGCGGGCGGAACGAGAGGCCCCCCGCGCGGCGCTCGCCCTCCTCCTGCGGAGGCCGCCAGCCCGCGCCGAGCAGCTCGCGCACGAGCTTGGCGGGGATGGGGATGGTCTCGGGCGCCCCGGTCCGACGGCCGCTCTGCGCGGCCTCGAGCGCGTCGGCGAGCGCGAAGACGAGCGCGTTCGCGAGCAACAGCTCGAGCTCCCGCACGTTCCCCGGCCAGTCGTGGGCCCGCAGCTCGCCCGCGCTCTGCCGCGACAGGACGAAGCTCACCCCGGACCCCTGCGGCGCCTTGCCGATCGCGAGCTGCGCGCGCGGCGCCCCCTCGATCTCCACCGCCTCCATGTAGTCTGCGAGCAGCGCCCGGTCCGCCCCCGTGGCGAGCTTCTTCCGGACGAAGGCCTCGGCGAGCACGGGCAGGTCCGAGATGCGCTCGCGCAGCGGAGGCAGGCGCACGCGCGCCGCGGGGTTGAGCCTGGCGTAGAGGTCCGCCCGGAACGCGCCCTCCCGGACCTTCGCCTCGAGATCCGCGTTCGTCGCCGCGATCACCTTCACGTCGACGGGCCGCGGGGTGCTCTCACCGAGGCGCGTGATGCGCGCGTCCTGGAGCGCGAGCAGCAGCATGCGCTGCGCCTCCGGGGGGAGGTTCCCGATCTCGTCGAGGAAGAGGGTGCCGCCATGCGCCTCCTCGAAGCGCCCGCGCCGATCGAGCGCCCCGCTGAACGCGCCCTTCGCCGTCCCGAACAGCTCCGAGGCCATCAGCGTCTCGGGGAGCGCCGAGAGATCGACCGCGATGAAGGGGCCCTCACGTCGCGTCGCGGGGTGGATCACGCGCTCCGCGAGCGCGCTCTTGCCCGTGCCGGTCTCGCCGAGCAGCAACATCGGGAGCGAGGTGCGCGCGAGCACCGAGACGTCCCGCCGGACGCGCGCCATCTCCGGCGACGACCCCCACGCGTAGCCGCCCGCCTCGGGCATCTCACGGCGCCGCGCGAGCACCCGCTCCACCAGCAGCCCGAGGGCGCGCGCGTCGAAGGCGTCGGCGCCCGCGAGCGTGGCGAATTCGTCGACCGCAAGCGCCTCCGCCGCCTCCTCGTAGGCGAGCTCCTCGCGGCTCGTCATCAGGATCACCGGCAGCTCCCCGCGCGCGCGGCGCAGGTGCGCGAGGATCTCGATCCCCTGCAGACGCTTGCGCGCCTTCTCCGGGACGCGCTTCGCGGCGAGCAGGCGCGCCTCGGGCACGTCGAAGGCGACATCGAGCAGGACCACGTCGACGTCCGGGTTCTGCGCGAGCGCCTCGTCCGCCTCACCCGCGTCGTGGGCGTGGGTGAGCGTGCAGCCAGGCCGCGCGGGGCACTCCCAGCAGGGGCCCGGGAGATCACAGCGCGTCGCGTAGTCGTAGTCGCGGAGCAGGGCGTGGGCGAGCTCCACGTAGCGCTCGCCGTCGTCGATCACGAGGAGCTTGGGGCGGTCCGCCATCAGGCGCCCTCCGCCGCGTACCCGCGCAGGAGCCGCTCCACGGCCAGGGCGCGCCGGCAGGCCTCGCGGCACGCCGCCTCCTCCCCGCCGCGGACGTCGCCCTCGAGCGCGTCGATCGCCCGAAGGTGCGCCGCCGCCTCCTCGAGCGCCGCGTGCGGTGGAAGCTCCGCCGCGAGGGCCGCGAACCGAGCGCTCGGCCGTCCACCACCCGGCGCCTCGTAGAGGTCCTTGGCGAGCAGGGGCACGAGCCCGTCCGGGAAGGCGCCCGTGGGCGGCACGTTCCGCGCGATCCGAGCGATGTACTTGCCCACGTCGTGCGCGAGCGTCGCGTGCGCGCTCAAGCCGGCGCCTCCGCGAGAGACTCGAGGGCGCGCACGATGGCCGCCGCGTCGAAGGCGCGCACGGCGCCGACCTTGCCGTAGAGCTTGCGGAGGTTCATCAGGCGACGCGGCGGGAAGTCGTGCACGAAGACGGCGGGCTGATGGTGCCCCGCCTCACGAAGCGCGCCGAGGATGAGCGTCCCCTGCTGCTCCTTGAGCCACCGCGCGGCCCGCGCCTCGTCACCCGCGAAGAGCCTCTCGGCCATGCCCTGGACGTCCCCGATGAGTGTGTCCTTGGACGCGCGCTCGAAGCGGAGGTCGATCAGCATGGCCTCCGCGTCGTCCTCCATCGCCGCGAGCGCCTCGTCCGCCGAGTGGGCCGCCACGATGTCCCAGCGCTCCGCCAGGAACAGGCGCGCGAATTCCTCGTACTCGCCGCCGTCTTCGATGACCAGGAGCCGACCCATGCCGCGGATCATACCCGCCCCCACGGGCGCCGCGGTAACCCTTCGCCCGCGCTCCCCGTTCATGGCGCCCGCCGTCCGGGACGACCCCGGGCGCAGCGCGCGCCTACCTCTTCAGCGATCGAGGGGAGGGGAGAGCCATGAACCCGAAAGCGCTGAACGAGCTCCGGAGCGCGGTGCGCGGCGAGATCATCGAGCCCGGTGACGAGACCTACGAGGACGCGCGCCACGTCTACAACGCCATGATCGACCGGCGACCGCGCGTGATCGTGCGGTGCGTCGACGACGCCGACGTGATCGCGTGCGTCCGACTCGCCGGCGAGCACGGCTTGCTGCTGTCCGTGCGAGGGGGCTCCCACAGCGTCCCCGGCTTCGGCACCAACGATGGCGGCATGGTCATCGATCTCTCCCGGATGAAGGGCGTTCGGGTCGATCCCGCGGCGCGCACCGCGCTCGTCCAGGGCGGCGCGACCTGGGGCGACTTCGACCACGCCTCGCACCCCTTCGGGCTCCACACCACGGGCGGCATCCTCTCGACGACGGGGGTGTCGGGCCTCACGCTCGGGGGCGGCATCGGCTACCTCGCGCGCGCGCACGGGCTCTCGCTCGACAACCTGCGTGGCGCGGACGTGGTGCTCGCGAGCGGCGAGCGCGTCCACGCGAGCGCGACCGAGCACCCGGAGCTCTTCTGGGCCATCCGGGGCGGCGGCGGCAACTTCGGCGTCGTGACGTGCTTCGAGATGGCGCTCCACCCCGTCGACGTCATCTACGGCGGCCCGATGTTCTTCGAGGTCGAGCACGCGCGGCGCGTCCTCTCGACCTACCGCGACTACATCGAGGACGCTCCGCGCGAGCTGGGCGCGTTCTTCGGCTGGCAGATCGCCCCGCCCCTGCCCTTCATCCCGAAGGAGCGGCACGGGGACACCTTCTGCATCATCGTGTCGTGCTGGAACGGCCCGCTCGACGAGGGGGAGGCGGCGCTGGCCCCGTTCCGCGCCGCCGCGCCCGTGGTGGCCGAGCACGTCGGCCCGATGCCCTACCCGGCGCTCAACGCGGCGTTCGACGCGCTCCTTCCGCCGGGCCTTCAGCACTACTGGAAGGCGAACTTCGTCCGGAAGCTCACCGACGACGCCATCGCCATGCACCTCGAGCACGGCCCGCAGGTTCCGTCGATGCAGTCGACGGTGCACATCTATCCCATCAACGGTGCCTGCCATCAGGTGCCGGCGGACGCGACCGCGTTCGGGCATCGGGACGCGAGCTTCGCCACCGTCATCGCCGGCATGTGGGAGGACCCCGCCGACAACAAGGCCAACATCGGGTGGGTGCGCCGCTACGCCAAGGCGACCGCGCCTCACTCCGAGCCGGGCGGCTACATCAACTTCTCGTCCGCCGACGACCAGGCGCGCGTGGCCGAGAACTACGGCGCGAGCTTCGCGCGGCTGCGGCAGGCCAAGCGCCGCTACGACCCGGACAATCTCTTCCGGATGAACCAGAACATCGCCCCCTGAGGACTCACGCCGAGACCGCCAGCTCGTCCTCGCCGTAGGCGCGGAAGAACCGGAGGGTGACGGACTTGGCGAAGCCCTCGCCACCGTCCTCGACGAGGATGGCGCCGTCGTAGCGGGCGAGCGCCGCGGTCACCAGCCCGAGGCCGCGGTCCATCTTGCGCGCGTAGAGGTCGGTGGTGCTGAAGCGCTGCACGCTCGTGTCGCGCACGTGCACGCGCACCACCTCCTCCCCGGTGATCTCGACCGCCGTCTCGACGTCCAACCCGATCCGCCGCGGCGCCTCGTCCTGGCCGACCGCGAGGATGGCGTTGCGCACCACGTTCTTCAGGATGAGCACGAGATCCACCCGAAAGACCTCCACCATCGGGGCCGGCGATGGCCCCCGGATCACCACCTCGTCCAGCGTGACCTGCCCGGCCGCGTACTCACTCCGCACCTCGTCGACGACCTCTCGGAAGAGGGCCCCATCCACGGGCGTCCGCACGAGTCGTTGCACGAGCTGCGACAGGTGACGATCGAGGGCGCGCAGCTCGGCGTGCGCGTCTGCGAGCTTTGCCCCCGCCCGCGCCTCCCCGGCCGCCACGCCCGTCTCGAGCGACGCGATGGCGCGGATGGCGCGCCCGGCCCGCCGGAACGCCGGATCGCGCCGCCCGAGGTCGAGCTCGGGGCCGAGCGCGCGCTCGAACGCGGCGAGGTGACCGCCCCAGGCCTCGGTGAGCGGCTCACCGCCGTAGAGCCGGTTCTGCAGGAACGCCCGCTGGTCCGCCGTCGCGCGCCCGCGCTCGAGCGCGCCGACCGCGTCTCCCACTGCGCCGATCCGGTGTTTGAGCAGCTCGTGGCGCAGGCTCCCCACCAGGTAGGTGATGGCGGGGTGCAGCTCCGGGCGACGCTCCGCGAGCACCTCGAGGGGGACCAGCGACACGCGCACGCGCCAGAGGAGGCGCGCCACCGCGGCGACCGCCAGCAGGAGCGCCGCCAGCGCGACCCACAGCGGCCAGCTCGGCGTCTCCGTCCGGGGCGTGACCGCCTCCGCCGCTCCCCCGTCGACCGGCAGCTCGAAGCGTGCGGTGCCCTCGGGGTCGAGCTCGAAGAGCTCCGCGAGCGCGCGCTCGGCGGCCGGGTCGCGCGGGTTCAACAGCAGGAACTTCCGGTAGTACTCGATCGCGCGGAACTTGAGCTGCTCGTTCTCGGGCTCCTCGGCGAACCGATCCCGGAAGGCACGCGCCAACGGGAGGTAGAGGGCCGGATCCATCGGCGCGATGCGCGCCGCGCGCTCGAACTGCTCCCAGACGTCCGGCTCGCCGCGGCGCACGCTCTCGATGAACGCTCGGTAGCGCGGCTGGGCCTCGCTCAGCAGCTGACGCGCCTCGCGCCCCTCGGACGACTCGGCCTCGATCGCGCGCCAGTCCGCGTAGGCGTCCGGCTCTCGCTCGATGTGCCACCGCGCGCGCGCCCGCGCCCAGCGCTCCGCCGCCGCCGGCGCGTCCGAGGTGCCCGCGGGGTCCCCGTAGCATCCGCTCGCGACGAGCAGCGCGCACAGGACCATCCATGTTCTCGGAGGCTTCATCGCTGGGATCGACCCGCCGTTGTCCGTTCTCTTGGGGGGTCGAGAGTACCAACCGCCGCGATTGGCCGACCCCATGATTGACGGGCCCGGTGCGGCGTGAGTAGCCTGGTCGTCTCACCGCGCCGAGAGCGTCGCGCGGCGGGCGGCCGGAGTCGAATGGGCGAAGGTCCGAAGGGGGGCTAGATGCTCGAAGTGAATGGATCGGGGATGCCGGTAGACGGAGCTTCGAACGATGCGCCGACGACGCAGTCGGACGCGCTGCGGGTCCTCGTCGTCGACGACGAGCCGCTCATCGGGACCACGCTGCGCATCCTCCTCGACGATCACGACGTCGAGGTGGTGACGTCCGGGCGCGCCGCCCAGGAGGTGCTCGCGGAGGGCGCCTTCGACGTCGTGCTCTGCGACCTGATGCTCGACGATCTCTCGGGCATGGAGCTGTCCGCCTGGCTCGACGAAGCGCGACCGGACCTGAAGGAGCACGTGATCTTCATGACCGGCGGCGCCTTCACCGAGGAGGCGCGCACGTTCCTCCGTAGTGTGCCGAAGGGACGTCAGCTCGAGAAGCCGTTCA contains these protein-coding regions:
- a CDS encoding putative metal-binding motif-containing protein, whose product is MHRLTFVLSALLLSACFGGEAAPLDNPDLGMKASSLTAAERRVRAAQIRDAAAANGITQGWLLAGIADAETRMSHCWSELTWACQGPNSSDCGGGPVVAGAGDGPCSLRQGGLGMFQFDAGTFDDTLRREGDRVLYIAGNVAAAVDFVVNMVIRSTYVSGVDNRAQAIDWINGVRIGNGRWDPWIRTVTHYYNGCRPSYSCFPSRYAHYRDNTTGVYSEMGADFWDPTHDFAAEFVSQSFPFARDPFELYPGQEQAGYIELRNVGTEAWTPGVTMLGTTQPRDAESPIAGSDWISPNRAATVDAPVAPGDVGRFAFSVRGPDTLADYPQYFTLVQEGVAWFSDQGGPPDDQLQVRVTSVAAPSCADSGPEWSCDGLARVRCQFGETLREPCMHGCLPMGGGAVCAGPPSDMDLDGDGALADVDCDDEDATVYPGATEICGDGRDQDCDGNDVLCGGGGDGGTFVPVDAGPGGGGLTGGCSASGARVGPTWLALLGLLALGATRLRRRLES
- a CDS encoding sigma 54-interacting transcriptional regulator, encoding MADRPKLLVIDDGERYVELAHALLRDYDYATRCDLPGPCWECPARPGCTLTHAHDAGEADEALAQNPDVDVVLLDVAFDVPEARLLAAKRVPEKARKRLQGIEILAHLRRARGELPVILMTSREELAYEEAAEALAVDEFATLAGADAFDARALGLLVERVLARRREMPEAGGYAWGSSPEMARVRRDVSVLARTSLPMLLLGETGTGKSALAERVIHPATRREGPFIAVDLSALPETLMASELFGTAKGAFSGALDRRGRFEEAHGGTLFLDEIGNLPPEAQRMLLLALQDARITRLGESTPRPVDVKVIAATNADLEAKVREGAFRADLYARLNPAARVRLPPLRERISDLPVLAEAFVRKKLATGADRALLADYMEAVEIEGAPRAQLAIGKAPQGSGVSFVLSRQSAGELRAHDWPGNVRELELLLANALVFALADALEAAQSGRRTGAPETIPIPAKLVRELLGAGWRPPQEEGERRAGGLSFRPRAQLRDVARDLERQLFVRLFKETGGDFEAMAERLLEGDDPGAGRKVRLRFNQLGLRVKELER
- a CDS encoding FAD-binding oxidoreductase — translated: MNPKALNELRSAVRGEIIEPGDETYEDARHVYNAMIDRRPRVIVRCVDDADVIACVRLAGEHGLLLSVRGGSHSVPGFGTNDGGMVIDLSRMKGVRVDPAARTALVQGGATWGDFDHASHPFGLHTTGGILSTTGVSGLTLGGGIGYLARAHGLSLDNLRGADVVLASGERVHASATEHPELFWAIRGGGGNFGVVTCFEMALHPVDVIYGGPMFFEVEHARRVLSTYRDYIEDAPRELGAFFGWQIAPPLPFIPKERHGDTFCIIVSCWNGPLDEGEAALAPFRAAAPVVAEHVGPMPYPALNAAFDALLPPGLQHYWKANFVRKLTDDAIAMHLEHGPQVPSMQSTVHIYPINGACHQVPADATAFGHRDASFATVIAGMWEDPADNKANIGWVRRYAKATAPHSEPGGYINFSSADDQARVAENYGASFARLRQAKRRYDPDNLFRMNQNIAP
- a CDS encoding response regulator, yielding MLEVNGSGMPVDGASNDAPTTQSDALRVLVVDDEPLIGTTLRILLDDHDVEVVTSGRAAQEVLAEGAFDVVLCDLMLDDLSGMELSAWLDEARPDLKEHVIFMTGGAFTEEARTFLRSVPKGRQLEKPFSAAEIQDLLAQFA